Proteins encoded together in one Bactrocera neohumeralis isolate Rockhampton chromosome 4, APGP_CSIRO_Bneo_wtdbg2-racon-allhic-juicebox.fasta_v2, whole genome shotgun sequence window:
- the LOC126756276 gene encoding uncharacterized protein LOC126756276 produces MESPRTESTMSAKSEPATPIKITTKPECEHVTPLEVTTTTPELKNNGGVMNRNTLESDRDDGFSDIDERPLNKSENTKNCAKYLLTTIIPTCLADCKKAYEENGNALTKTERRKLTGAIIKYFRVNKILLKTEVATDLAKQIKRHFPTEKKRDWYKHKNSTSRGRLHRRYYNYLRRKQFKIFNLPIPQRQWWQEEKALDPNEFAKCDIADECPKSDDQCMDDKKSLDSQGFIKCDGGPDCPFPDAHGEKYKEALDPECDDEHDDAKLDGQGEEDKESLEYGGYFQFADGRNCPKKEDRLERFDNGMQRVELWLQDVVKCGNAMDAIDIWKDKWMYRREQLEQLQAGDTQQLEAFLTEWAAYKGDNGRKLLSYDFEQMYPGKIEYYNKQLSHFNAFIFSYMAVHLKDGKFLKFFEQYRSKMVTFNKDQNFTYLHMMHDIMHPQSCYSTTENSRPYSTAESERASMRIVQNESEADSYNEWHPCIFVLLGKTQGSNRFILAWRDVRYHLPLGEALLAAIQLYLLFKLDYPPPCASFWQFVRSYFLHIVLPQDISYVRLESLKIYIELLNPIPLPPLPPPPPPLLSLPYFLRKKFD; encoded by the exons ATGGAGTCTCCACGAACGGAATCAACGATGTCCGCAAAAAGCGAGCCTGCAAcaccaataaaaattacaacaaaaccaGAATGTGAGCATGTAACACCATTAgaagtgacaacaacaacaccggaGTTGAAAAATAATGGCGGCGTCATGAACCGTAACACACTGGAATCGGATCGCGATGACGGCTTTTCAGATATCGATGAGCGCCCTTTGAATAAGtctgaaaataccaaaaattgtgCCAAATAT CTTTTGACCACTATAATACCCACTTGTCTGGCTGATTGTAAAAAAGCGTATGAAGAGAATGGCAATGCTCTGACGAAAACTGAGCGTCGAAAGCTTACTGGTGCCATAATTAAGTACTTTCGAGTTAATAAGATACTCTTGAAAACGGAAGTAGCTACTGATCTGGCCAAACAGATAAAGCGGCATTTTCCTACAGAAAAAAAG CGCGACTGGTATAAGCATAAGAACAGCACAAGTCGTGGCCGCTTACATAGAAGGTACTACAATTACCTTCGtcgtaaacaatttaaaatatttaatttaccgATACCACAACGCCAGTGGTGGCAGGAGGAAAAAGCGTTAGATCCAAACGAGTTCGCAAAATGCGACATTGCAGACGAATGTCCAAAATCAGACGACCAATGTATGGACGACAAAAAATCGTTAGATTCACAAGGGTTTATAAAATGTGATGGAGGACCCGATTGTCCGTTTCCAGACGCCCACGGTGAGAAGTACAAAGAGGCATTAGATCCAGAATGCGATGATGAACACGATGATGCAAAACTAGACGGCCAAGGTGAGGAGGACAAAGAATCATTAGAGTACGGAGGGTACTTTCAATTTGCCGATGGTCGAAATTGTCCAAAAAAAGAAGATCGCTTAGAACGCTTTGATaatg GCATGCAGCGCGTAGAGCTTTGGCTGCAAGACGTCGTCAAATGTGGAAATGCCATGGATGCGATCGACATATGGAAGGACAAATGGATGTATCGGAGAGAACAGCTCGAACAGCTACAAGCAGGCGACACGCAGCAACTCGAAGCATTCCTCACCGAATGGGCAGCCTACAAGGGCGACAATGGCCGAAAATTG TTGAGCTACGACTTCGAACAAATGTACCCCGGCAAAATAGAATACTATAACAAGCAATTGTCTCATTTCAATGCGTTTATCTTCTCATATATGGCGGTACATTTAAAAGATGGAAAATTTCTGAAGTTCTTTGAACAGTACAGAAGTAAAATGGTAACCTTTAATAAGGATCAAAATTTCACGTACCTTCACATGATGCACGATATCATGCATCCGCAAAGCTGTTACAGCACGACCGAGAACTCGCGACCTTACAGCACCGCCGAATCAGAGCGTGCATCCATGCGTATTGTGCAGAACGAAAGTGAGGCGGACAGCTACAACGAGTGGCATCCATGCATATTTGTCTTGTTGGGAAAAACGCAGGGAAGCAATCGGTTCATTTTGGCTTGGCGCGATGTGCGTTACCACTTGCCGCTCGGTGAAGCCTTACTCGCCGCCATACAGCTGTACTTACTCTTCAAGCTGGACTATCCACCGCCGTGTGCGAGTTTCTGGCAATTCGTACGTTCGTACTTTTTACATATCGTATTGCCGCAGGATATATCTTACGTTAGGTTAGAGAGTCTAAAGATCTACATAGAATTATTAAATCCAATTCCTTTACCACctctgccgccgccgccgccaccgctGCTTTCTTTGCCGTActtcttaagaaaaaaatttgattaa